A region of Lujinxingia litoralis DNA encodes the following proteins:
- a CDS encoding Fpg/Nei family DNA glycosylase encodes MPELAEVEVARRNVERWWQHRCAREVRLIDPKVLRDATPRELEDALGRRLVAMHRRGKYLWAELEGGFALMFHFRMTGKITCEDSPEPRFARLAWRIDEAGWLVFKDPRRLGHVEVLGPGELDHYDALQRMGPEPEDATAAGLKAACSARRLLKSALLDQSVVAGVGNIAISELFWRLKLPVEVRCGELDDAQWEALAKEMPRYFDQILQRSMADEIAYLNEAGGDNIFEVYGREGEPCPRCQAPLKVARVAGRSSYYCPTCQGEP; translated from the coding sequence ATGCCTGAGCTGGCCGAAGTGGAGGTGGCTCGCCGCAATGTCGAGCGCTGGTGGCAGCATCGCTGCGCCCGGGAGGTGCGCCTGATCGATCCGAAGGTCCTCCGGGATGCAACGCCCCGCGAGCTCGAAGATGCGCTGGGCCGTCGGCTGGTCGCGATGCACCGCCGGGGCAAGTACCTCTGGGCGGAGTTGGAGGGGGGCTTTGCGCTGATGTTTCACTTTCGGATGACCGGCAAAATCACCTGCGAGGATTCCCCGGAGCCGCGCTTTGCTCGCCTGGCCTGGCGCATCGATGAGGCCGGGTGGCTGGTTTTTAAAGATCCTCGTCGGCTGGGGCATGTGGAGGTGCTCGGTCCCGGGGAGCTCGACCATTACGACGCCCTGCAGCGCATGGGACCGGAGCCCGAAGACGCCACGGCCGCCGGGCTCAAGGCCGCCTGCTCGGCGCGGCGCCTGCTCAAGAGCGCGCTTCTGGACCAGTCGGTGGTCGCCGGCGTGGGAAACATCGCCATCAGCGAGCTCTTCTGGCGCCTGAAACTGCCGGTGGAGGTGCGCTGTGGCGAACTTGACGATGCGCAGTGGGAGGCGCTGGCCAAGGAGATGCCGCGCTACTTTGATCAGATCCTTCAGCGTTCGATGGCCGATGAGATCGCCTATCTGAATGAGGCCGGCGGCGATAACATTTTTGAGGTCTACGGCCGGGAGGGGGAGCCCTGCCCGCGCTGTCAGGCCCCCTTGAAAGTGGCGCGGGTGGCCGGCCGATCCTCGTACTATTGTCCAACGTGTCAGGGAGAACCATGA
- a CDS encoding alpha/beta hydrolase has product MHIDVFRLNNGQGWDLHLKRFSDPQTLVPGRRPVLMIPGYAMNTFILSFHPGGPSMVEHLVARGFEVWTANLRGQGDARRRWPGVEDHGFKELALVDLPQVRDFVLTESLLEPDALDLVGCSLGATVIYAYLAHHPREHHVGSVISIGGPLRWTHSHPLVRLVLASPGLAGAVPVRGTRRMARLALPLARRFPGLLQLYLNPEIIDLDAADELIKTIDDPSRRLTRQIAHWLKARDLVVDGLNVSDALDQVDVPLMCVLANQDGIVPPPAALSVFDHIASRQIEVVRVGDARYPHAHADLFISHGAREAVFEPMAAWLQGRYESAPPTQPADTEHSNA; this is encoded by the coding sequence ATGCACATCGATGTCTTTCGCCTCAACAACGGCCAGGGCTGGGATCTGCACTTGAAGCGCTTCTCCGACCCGCAGACGCTGGTCCCGGGGCGCCGTCCGGTGCTGATGATCCCGGGCTACGCGATGAACACCTTCATCTTGAGCTTCCACCCGGGCGGCCCCTCGATGGTCGAACACCTGGTGGCCCGCGGCTTCGAGGTGTGGACCGCCAACCTGCGGGGGCAGGGCGATGCCCGGCGCCGCTGGCCGGGGGTGGAGGATCACGGGTTTAAGGAGCTGGCGCTGGTCGACCTGCCCCAGGTGCGCGACTTCGTGCTCACCGAGAGCCTCCTTGAGCCCGACGCCCTCGATCTGGTGGGGTGCAGCCTGGGGGCGACGGTGATCTACGCCTACCTGGCGCACCATCCCCGGGAGCATCACGTGGGTTCGGTGATCTCGATCGGTGGCCCGCTGCGCTGGACGCATTCCCATCCGCTGGTGCGTCTGGTGCTGGCCTCGCCAGGGCTGGCCGGGGCGGTGCCGGTCCGGGGCACCCGGCGCATGGCGCGTCTGGCGCTGCCGCTGGCCCGGCGCTTCCCGGGACTGCTCCAGCTTTACTTAAACCCCGAAATCATCGATCTGGACGCCGCCGACGAGCTGATCAAGACCATCGATGACCCGAGCCGTCGACTCACCCGGCAGATCGCACACTGGCTTAAGGCGCGCGACCTGGTCGTCGACGGGCTCAACGTCAGCGACGCCCTCGACCAGGTGGACGTGCCCCTGATGTGCGTGCTGGCCAACCAGGATGGCATCGTGCCGCCGCCGGCCGCGCTCTCGGTGTTTGATCATATCGCCTCGCGCCAGATCGAGGTGGTGCGCGTGGGCGATGCGCGTTACCCCCACGCTCACGCCGACCTCTTCATCTCGCACGGGGCCCGCGAGGCGGTTTTTGAGCCGATGGCCGCCTGGCTTCAGGGGCGGTACGAGTCGGCTCCCCCGACACAGCCGGCCGATACGGAGCACTCCAATGCCTGA